CTGGTGTCCTTGACGGCGTCGGCGACCTCCAGGACGGCCCGCGCCTCGCCGTCCCAGGCGACGGCGACGGCGGTCCGGCCCGCCGCCTCGGCGGCGTCCCGGGCGCGGGCCAGCTCGTCCGGCAGGCCGATCGACCACGCGTCGAGCAGCTTCTCCCGCCCCACCAGCACCGCGTGCCCGTCGACGACGCCCTGGACGCCGAGGCCGGGCACGTTGACGAAGTCCTCGACGGCGGGCAGGGCGCCCGTCCGCGCCACCGCCCCGGCCGCCACGGCGCGGGCCACCGGGTGCTCGGAGGCGTCCTCCAGGGCCCCGGCCAGCCGCAGCACCTCGACCTCGGCGGCGTCGGCGGCCTCGCCGGCGTCGCCCGCCTCGCCGGTCGCCCCCGTCTCGCCGGCGGTGTGGACGGCGAGGAGCGTCATACGGCCGGTGGTGACGGTGCCGGTCTTGTCGAGGACGACGGTGTCGGCCCGGCGGGTGTTCTCCAGCACCTCCGGCCCCTTGATGAGGATGCCGAGCTGCGCGCCCCGGCCGGTGCCGACCATGAGCGCGGTGGGCGTGGCGAGGCCGAGGGCGCACGGGCAGGCGATGATCAGGACGGCGACGGCGGCGGTGAACGCCGCGGTCACCCCGGCGCCGCCGAGCAGCCACCCGGCGAGGGTGGCGAGGGCCAGGACGATGACGACGGGGACGAAGACGGCGGAGATCCGGTCCGCGAGCCGCTGGGCGGCGGCCTTGCCGTTCTGCGCGTCCTCCACCAGCTTCGCCATCCGGGCCAGCTGCGTGTCGGCGCCGACGCGGGTGGCCTCGACGACGATCCGGCCGCCCGCGTTGAGCGTCGCGCCGGTGACCGCGTCGCCGACCGCCACCTCCACGGGCACGGACTCGCCGGTCAGCATGGAGGCGTCCACGGCGGACCGGCCCCCCACCACGGTGCCGTCCGTGGCGATCTTCTCGCCGGGCCGGACGACGAACCGGTCGCCGACCCGCAGCTCCTCCGCCGGGACGCGCACCTCGCGGCCCCCGCGCACCACGGTGACCTCCTTGGCGCCCAGCTCCATCAGCGCCCGCAGCGCCGCGCCCGCCTTCCGCTTGGAGCGCGCCTCGAAGTACCGCCCGGCGAGGATGAAGGCCGTCACCCCGGCCGCCGCCTCCAGGTAGATGTTGCCGGCGCCGTCGGAGCGGGAGATCGTCAGCTCGAAGGGGTGCGTCATGCCCGTCATGCCGGCCGTGCCGAAGAACAGCGCCCACAGCGACCAGAGGAACGCGGCGGTCGTACCGACCGAGATGAGCGTGTCCATCGTCGCGGCGCCGTGCCGGAGGTTGGTCCAGGCGGCGCGGTGGAACGGCCAGCCCGCGTAGACGACGACGGGCGCGGCCAGCGCGAGGGAGAGCCACTGCCAGTTCGCGAACTGCAGCGGCGGGACCATCGCCATGGCCACGACGGGGACGGAGAGGACGACGGCCGTGAACAGCCGCTGCCGCAGGTCGCGCAGGTCGTCGGCGTCCGCGCCGGCGGCGCCGTCGGCGCCGGGCCCCTCGCCCGCCGCCCCGCCGTCGCGCGCGCCCGCCCCGGCGGGGGGTGCGGGCGGCCGGGCGGTGTAGCCGGTCGCCTCGACGGTGGCGATGAGGTCGCCCACCGACACGTCGTCGCCCCGGTAGGTGACCTTCGCCTTCTCGGTGGCGTAGTTGACGGTGGCCTCGACACCGTCCATGCGGTTGAGCTTCTTCTCGACGCGCGCCGCGCACGAGGCGCAGGTCATGCCGCCGATGGCGAGCTCGACCTCGGCGGTGCCGGGCGTGGTGGCGGGGCCGCTCATCTCGCGCTCATCTCCACTCCTGCGGATCCGGACACCCCGGGACGGACATCCAGGGCCCATACCCTGGGGGGGTATCTCTTTCCTTCAGTGTATACCCCCCTCCGGTAACCCCGTCACCCCCGCGGCGGCCATCCGGCGACCACTCGCCACCAGCCGGCCGCGCGTCGAGCGCCCACAGGACGGCTACCGCGGGGCCCCCACGCATTAGCATTGGACTAGACCTGTACGAGCCCCGTACGGGATCGACATCCGCCTGCGAGGAATGGGGTCCGATGAGCAACCGTGCAGTGCTGGAGGTGATCGCCCTCGACGCCGAGGACGCCATCGCCGCCCAGGCCGGAGGAGCGGACCGCCTGGAGCTGGTCACCGACATGGCCGCGGACGGGCTCACCCCGTCCCGCGAGACGTACGCCCGGATCCGCGCCGCCGTGGACCTCCCGCTGCGCGTCATGCTCCGCCTCGACACCGGCTTCGCCGCCGGGGACGTCGACGCCCTCGTACGCGCCGCGGGCGAACTGCGCTCGGAGGGCGCCGACGAGTTCGTCCTCGGCTTCCTCGACGCCGAGGGCCACCCCGACCTGGCCGCCCTGGAACGGCTCGTCACCGAACTGGACGGCTGCCGCTGGACCTTCCACCGCGCCATCGACCACTGCGCCGACCGCGGCGCCCTCCGCAAGCACCTGGCCGACCTGCCGGGCCTCGACACGTACCTGACGGCCGGCTCCGCCGCCGGGGTCGACGCCGGCCTCTCCGTCCTGACCGCCGAGGCCGCGCAGCGCGACCTCCCCGGGTACGAGGCGGTCCTCCTCGTCGGCGGCGGCCTGCGCCTCGACCACGTGCCCGCGCTGCGCGAGGCGGGCGTCGACGCCTTCCACATCGGCGGCGCTGCCCGCCCGGCCGGCTGGACCTCCCCGGTCGTTCCCGGCGCGGTCAGCGCCTGGCGCCGCGCCCTGGACCAGGCGGCCTGACGGGGCGACCCTGACCGGGGCGGACTGACGGGGCGACCCGGACGCGACGGCCTGACGGGCGCGGACTGACGGGGCGCGGACTGACGGGCGCGGACTGGCGGGCCTCCCGCCCCCCGCCCGTCAGGCGGTCGGGGTCAGGCGGTCAGGTGGGCCGGCAGCGGGGCGGCGTGGACAAGGGTCAGGCCGGAGACCGCGCGGGTGAGCGCCACGTACAGCCGTCGCAGCCCCGTCCGCTCGTCCGGCTCCCCGCCCACCACCGCCGCCGGCTCGTCCAGCACGACGTAGTCGTACTCCAGGCCCTTCGCCAGCGACGCGGGCACCAGCGTCAGCCGCGCCCGCGCCGAGGTCTCCTCGCCCGGCGCGAGGAAGCCGAGCCCCGCCCCGTCCAGCGCCCGGGCCAGCTCCGGGACCCGCGCGTCGGCCGCGATGAGCCCGACGGACCCCTCCCGCCCCAGGAACTCCCGGCACGCCGTGACGACCGCCGGGTCCCGTTCCGCCTCGCCGACGGCCCGCACCTCCAGCGACCCCGGGTTCTCCCGCACCGACCGCACCTCGGCCAGCCCGGGCGCGATGTGCGGCAGCAGCCGCGAGGCGTACGCGATCACCTCGCGCGGCACGCGGAAACCGGCCGTCAGCTCCTCCACCACCGCGTCCGGCTTGCCCAGGTGCCCCAGCGCCTCCGTCCAGCTCCGCGTCGCCCACGGCGTCGTGCCCTGCGCCAGGTCGCCGAGGACCGTCACCGACCCCGTCGAACAGCGCCGCCCCACCGCCCGGTACTGCATCGGCGACAGGTCCTGCGCCTCGTCCAGCACCACGTGCCCCAGCGAGTGGGTGCGTTCCACCAGGTCGGCCGCCTCGTCGACGAGGACGGCGTCCGCGGGCGACCACTTCGCCGACCGCACGCCGCGCGGCGGCCGCGTCCACAGGATCGCCTTCTGCTCCTCCTCGGTGAGGACGCCCCGCGCGTGCTCCGCGAGGAACTCCGCGTCGGACAGCAACCGCAGCACCAGCTTCGCCGGGTCGACCGGCGGCCAGACCGCCTTGACCGCCGCCTTCACCGCCGCGTTGCGCGCCACCGCGTCCTGCACCCGGTCGTCCGGCGCCTCCCCGGCCTCCTCCATCCGCACCAGCACCGCGTGCGCGATGCGCCGCGGCAGCGCCTCACGGGCGGCGCCGTACCGCATGTCGCGGGCGAGCAGCTCCCGGACGATCTCCTCCACCTCGTACGCCGGCACCCGCCACCGGCGCGACCCGCGCACCACGACGACCGGCTCGACGGGCGGCGTCACGTGCGAGCGGACCGCCCGCCGCAGCACCTCCGCCATCCGGGCGTCGCCCTTCACCACGGCCGCCGCCGCCTCGTCCGCGCCCCGCACCTCGACGTGCGTGCCGACCAGGTCGTCGACGGTCGACTGCCGCACCTCCAGCTCGCCCAGGGCGGGCAGCACCTGCTCGATGTACCGGAGGAACGACCGGTTCGGCCCGATGACGAGCGTGCCCGTCCGCGCCAGCCGCTCCCGGTGCGCGTACAGCAGGTACGCCACCCGGTGCAGGCCCACGGCGGTCTTGCCGGTTCCGGGCCCACCCTGCACGCACACCGACCCGGACAGGCCGCTGCGCACGATCTCGTCCTGCTCGGGCTGGATGGTCGCGACGATGTCCCGCATGGGCCCCACACGCGGCCGCTCGATCTCCGCCTGGAGCAGCCTGCTCGTGGTGTCGGCCTCCTCCGGGTCGGTCAGGTGCTCATCCTCGTACGCGGTGAGCTCGCCGCCCGTGTACCCGAACCTGCGGCGCAGGCCGACGTCCTGCGGGTCCTTGCGCGACGCCCGGTAGAACGGCTGCGACACCGGCGCGCGCCAGTCGATCACCATCGGGTCGCCGTGGGCGTCGTGGACGTGCCGCCGCCCGATGTAGAAGCGCTGCCCCTCCTGCGTGGTGTGCAGGTAGTCGAGCCGCCCGAAGAAGAGCGGGGTGTGGCTGAGGTCGGCGAGCGCCTTGACGCGCTCCTCGATCTGGCGGGAGAGGACGGCGGCGTTGACCCAGTTCGCGGTGACGTCCCGGATGTCGAGCGCCTCCACGTCCTCCCGCATGGCGCGCAGGGCGGCACGGGAGGCCCCGAGGTGGGCGCGCTCGCGCGCGAGGGGGTCCGAGTCGGTCGTGGACATGGCGGTGCCTCCGGGCGGAACGATCACGAGGTGAGGTCGGGCCGTCCGGTTTCCGACCGGAGGGCGGCGCTCCCTGCGGGGAGGCGGGCAAGCGGGAAATTGTAGTGAGCAGGGCCGGCGCACGCGAACGGTTTTTCCGCGCGTCCGCCTCGGCAGCGAGCGAGGTGCCGCAGGCGGGCACGGTAACGCGCCACCTGCTCGATTCATGGCGAGCAATCCGGCCAATCAGCGATCATCCGGTTGGCCCGAGCCTTTAGCAGCGCCATGATTGCAGCCAAAGAGAAAGCACTGGGGGGTTTAGTCATGAAATGGAAGAAGCTGGCATCGCATGGAGCTGCCCTCACCACTTTGGCCGTTGGCGCGCCCACGGCAATAGCGGCGAGCCAGTCGTTCCCCTGGACGGCGGGGGCGTTCAGCAAGGGCAGTGAGTCCCGTCGCTGGGACTCACTGGGGGGGAACACACAGACTCAGACTTCCTGCACCCGAACCGGCGGCGGCCGGGGTGGCGTCGTGTCGTACGAGCTGTGGCGGCATGTCTCCGTGGCACCCGATAGGAAAATCGGGTATGGCCGGGAATTCGACTGCTCCCTCACAGACCAGACGAAATCCTGGGACCAGGCTTCGTCCGGGACGTATTACTGGAAGCTCTGGACGGTGCCGACGGATTGTCTCACGCCGGGCGGGAACTGCCCGATGGACTTGACAGGCCGCACCGCCTACACGACCAGCTGAGGTAGTCGCTCTGTGATGTTCCATGAGCAGGAGCGGCAGGCCGTGCTGGCCTGCCGCTCCGTCAGCAAGACGTACGGCTCGCAAGCCGTCGTGTCGGACGTGACGCTGGAGGTGGCACCCGGCGAGGTCGTCGGGTTGCTCGGCGCCAACGGAGCCGGTAAGACGACCCTGATGCGCGTGGCGTGTGGGCTGGTCAGGCCCACGGCGGGATCCGTACAAGTCCTCGGTGAGCACCCGCCGTACTCGCCCGCCGTCGCCCGGCAGGTCGGCGCCGCCTTGGACACGCCGGCCTTCTACCGGTGGATGACCGGGCCCACCCAGCTCCGCAGCCTGCTGCACTCCTCCGGCGTACCGGACCGGGGACAGGCCCTCGCCGCGATCAGGCGCGTCGGCCTGGAGGACGAGGCCCGCAAGCGCATCCGCGCGTACTCGCAGGGCATGCGCCAGCGCCTCGCCCTGGCCGCCGCCCTGATGCGCGGACCGCGCCTGCTGGTCCTGGACGAGCCGACCAACGCGCTGGACCCGCACGCCGTCGTCATGGTCCGCGAGCTGATCCGGCGTGAAGCGGACAGCGGTACCGCCGTCCTGGTGTCCAGCCACCAGCTCGACGAGATCCAGCGGATCTGCGACCGCGTCGTCGTCATGAACCGCGGTACCGTCGTCGCCAGCGGGGCACTCGACGAGATCGGCCTGGGCGAGGCCGAGTCCCTGGAGGACTGGTTCTTCCGGATCAGCGGGCACAAGGGGTCCTGGTGACGATCTGGCATGTGCGCGCGGAATGGCGCAAGATCGCTTCACGTCCGCTGACGCTCCTGTTGTTCGCGGTCCTGACCGTCGGCTGTGTGACGACGGCGTTCTACGCCCAGGACTACTGGTCGCACACCGTGAACGCGGCCCAGAACGGTTTGCGGAACATCGAGAACGGTGAGTCGTACCGGAGCTGTCTGGAGCTCAATCCGAAACTGGGGCCCGAATACTGCACCAGGACCGGGGAGGCGGAGCGGCAGGGCACCGAAGAATGGGTGGCCGACTCGCGGGAGAAGGCTGCCGAGGCCGCCCGCGCGCAAACCGTGCCCGGCGCCTTGGGCTGGGCCGCGCAGGCGTTCGCCTCCTTCCCCGGGCTGGTGGTCCTGGTGCTCCTCGCCGCGCAGTCGATGGGCACCGAGTACGACAACCGGACCGCCGGGAACCTCCTGCTGGCCGACCCGCGCATCCGTACGCACATCCTGGCCAAGGCCACCGCTCTGTGGCTCACCACGGCCGCGGCCCTGTGCTGCGCCGGGGCTGCCGTTGCCGTGTTCGGCCTGGTGAAGGGGCGCGCGGATTACCCGCTCCACGCGTTCCACCTCCCACCGGGCGAGGACCTGCTCCACGGACTGCGTCTGTGGGGCGGCGCGCTGGCCGTCACGGCCGTGTGGAGCCTCGTCGCCGTCGCGCTGGCCGCACTGGCGCGCGGCCAGGCGGGCGGGATCGCGCGGTCCGGGGCCCTGCTCGTCCTCCTCATGCTCGGCTCGGGGGCCACCTGGCTGTGGGGATGGCTGCCCGGGGGCATCGTCGCCGACGTGATGGCCTTCCACCCCGGTGACGTGCTGTGGAACGTCTGGTGGGGCCCGGAATCGGGGAGCGCCGTCCCCCTGCCCGTCCGGGCCCTGCCCACCGTCCTGGCCACCGCCCTGGGGATCTGGTGGATCATGCACGCCGCCGGGCGCGGGAACGAGGTCACATGACCGGGTGGTTCGCCTGCTGGTACGCCGAGCTGCGCAAGGCCGTCCTGTCCCCGGTCGTCCTCCTCTCTGCCGCCGGTGCGGCGCTGCTAGCAGCGGTGATGGGCCTGTACGGCTTCCGACACGCCTACCGGCACTTCGAGGACGGCGCCCCCGCCACGTACGTCGACGAGCCGGCGGGCGCCCTGTGGGCGGCGGCCCAGCACTCCGGGACCTTCGTCGGCCTGCTGGTCGCCGGTGCGTTGGCGGGCGCGCTGTACGCGGTCGAGTGCGAGTCCGGCATGTGGCCGTCGCTGCTGGCGGCCCGGCCGGGACGGGCCCGGCTGCTCGCCCTGAAAGGGGCCGTCGCCCTGCTGCTGACGACCGCGTTCACGGTTGTCCTGGCCGCCGTACTGTTCGCCGTGGGCCGGATGGCCGCCGGGGTGACGGACTTCGCCACGACCGAAGGCCCCGGCTGGGCGGCGGCCGCGCAGGCCGCGGCCAGGTCCCTGGTGGTCCAGATCCTCTTCGTCACGGTCGCGTTCGCGGCGGCCTCCCTCACCCGCAGGACCGTCGGGACGATGGCGGCCGCCCTGGGACCCGTGATCGTGCTCGCCCCGATCGTGGGCATCGACGACATCGCCCCGCTCCACCCGCAGACTTGGGTGGCCGCGTGGCTGCGGCTTCCGGACGAGGCGCAGTACGCCCTTTACCTGTGGACGCGGGAGCCGTCACCGGGGACGGGCACACCCGGCGTGGCGGCGCTCCTGGCGCTCGCCGCCGCCCACCTCGGGGTCCTGGCCCTCGCGGCGCGGGGAGACCGGCTGTTCAGCCCCGCCGACTGACCGCGCCCCCGCCGGGTCCGGCGGCGGCGCTGGGGCGCCCGCGTGGCGGAGGCCGTCCGGGCTCCGGCTGGAGGGCAGAGCACGCGGACGACCCGCAGACGCCGCGACGGCACAAGACGTACTGCCGGGGACGCGGACGCCGGCTTCACCTGTGAGACGCCGGAGGGCTCAGGTTTCGCTGAGGAGGTCGCCCGCGTCGACGATCCGGTACGCGTACCCCTGCTCCGCCAGGAACCGCTGACGGTGCGCGGCGAAGTCCTGGTCGATGGTGTCCCGCGCGACGACCGAGTAGAAGTGCGCCTGGTGCCCGTCCGCCTTCGGCCGCAGGACCCGCCCGAGCCGCTGCGCCTCCTCCTGGCGCGACCCGAACGTCCCCGACACCTGGATGGCGACGGTCGCCTCCGGCAGGTCGATCGAGAAGTTCGCGACCTTCGACACGACGAGGACGCTCAGCTCGCCGTTGCGGAAGGCGTCGAAGAGCTTCTCGCGCTGCGCGTTGGACGTCTCGCCCTTGATGACGGGCGCGCCCAGGTGCTCGCCCAGCTCGTCCAGCTGGTCGATGTACTGCCCGATGACGAGGATCTGCTGCCCCGCGAACTTCCGGACGATCGCCTCGGTCACCCGGCGCTTGGTGTCCGTCGTCGCGCAGTACCGGTACTTCTCCTCGCTCTCCGCCGTGGCGTACGCGAGCCGCTCGGACTCCGTCAGGTCGACGCGGACCTCGACGCAGTCGGCGGGCGCGATGTACCCCTGCGCCTCGATCTCCTTCCACGGCGCGTCGAACCGCTTCGGGCCGATCAGCGAGAACACGTCCGACTCGCGCCCGTCCTCGCGCACCAGCGTCGCGGTCAGCCCGAGCCGCCGCCGGGCCTGGAGGTCGGCGGTGAACTTGAAGACCGGCGCGGGCAGCAGGTGCACCTCGTCGTAGACGATCAGGCCCCAGTCCCGGGAGTCGAACAGCTCCAGGTGCGGGTAGACGCCCTTCCGCCGGGTGGTCAGCACCTGGTAGGTGGCGATGGTGACGGGCCTGATCTCCTTGCGGGTGCCGCTGTACTCGCCGATCTCGTCCTCGGTGAGCGACGTGCGCTTGACCAGTTCGTGCTTCCACTGGCGCGCGGAGACGGTGTTGGTGACCAGGATCAGCGTCGTCGCCTTGGCCCGCG
This portion of the Streptomyces changanensis genome encodes:
- a CDS encoding HelD family protein, with translation MSTTDSDPLARERAHLGASRAALRAMREDVEALDIRDVTANWVNAAVLSRQIEERVKALADLSHTPLFFGRLDYLHTTQEGQRFYIGRRHVHDAHGDPMVIDWRAPVSQPFYRASRKDPQDVGLRRRFGYTGGELTAYEDEHLTDPEEADTTSRLLQAEIERPRVGPMRDIVATIQPEQDEIVRSGLSGSVCVQGGPGTGKTAVGLHRVAYLLYAHRERLARTGTLVIGPNRSFLRYIEQVLPALGELEVRQSTVDDLVGTHVEVRGADEAAAAVVKGDARMAEVLRRAVRSHVTPPVEPVVVVRGSRRWRVPAYEVEEIVRELLARDMRYGAAREALPRRIAHAVLVRMEEAGEAPDDRVQDAVARNAAVKAAVKAVWPPVDPAKLVLRLLSDAEFLAEHARGVLTEEEQKAILWTRPPRGVRSAKWSPADAVLVDEAADLVERTHSLGHVVLDEAQDLSPMQYRAVGRRCSTGSVTVLGDLAQGTTPWATRSWTEALGHLGKPDAVVEELTAGFRVPREVIAYASRLLPHIAPGLAEVRSVRENPGSLEVRAVGEAERDPAVVTACREFLGREGSVGLIAADARVPELARALDGAGLGFLAPGEETSARARLTLVPASLAKGLEYDYVVLDEPAAVVGGEPDERTGLRRLYVALTRAVSGLTLVHAAPLPAHLTA
- a CDS encoding ABC transporter ATP-binding protein, encoding MFHEQERQAVLACRSVSKTYGSQAVVSDVTLEVAPGEVVGLLGANGAGKTTLMRVACGLVRPTAGSVQVLGEHPPYSPAVARQVGAALDTPAFYRWMTGPTQLRSLLHSSGVPDRGQALAAIRRVGLEDEARKRIRAYSQGMRQRLALAAALMRGPRLLVLDEPTNALDPHAVVMVRELIRREADSGTAVLVSSHQLDEIQRICDRVVVMNRGTVVASGALDEIGLGEAESLEDWFFRISGHKGSW
- a CDS encoding DNA repair helicase XPB, translated to MNGPLIVQSDKTLLLEVDHERADACRRAIAPFAELERAPEHIHTYRLTPLGLWNARAAGHDAEQVVDALVEYSRYPVPHALLVDVAETMARYGRLSLGKHPVHGLVLTTTDRPVLEEVLRSKRIKPLVGERLDPDTVAVHPSERGQIKQTLLKLGWPAEDLAGYVDGEAHPIELDEDGWELRPYQKQAVEGFWHGGSGVVVLPCGAGKTLVGAGAMARAKATTLILVTNTVSARQWKHELVKRTSLTEDEIGEYSGTRKEIRPVTIATYQVLTTRRKGVYPHLELFDSRDWGLIVYDEVHLLPAPVFKFTADLQARRRLGLTATLVREDGRESDVFSLIGPKRFDAPWKEIEAQGYIAPADCVEVRVDLTESERLAYATAESEEKYRYCATTDTKRRVTEAIVRKFAGQQILVIGQYIDQLDELGEHLGAPVIKGETSNAQREKLFDAFRNGELSVLVVSKVANFSIDLPEATVAIQVSGTFGSRQEEAQRLGRVLRPKADGHQAHFYSVVARDTIDQDFAAHRQRFLAEQGYAYRIVDAGDLLSET
- a CDS encoding copper homeostasis protein CutC; the encoded protein is MSNRAVLEVIALDAEDAIAAQAGGADRLELVTDMAADGLTPSRETYARIRAAVDLPLRVMLRLDTGFAAGDVDALVRAAGELRSEGADEFVLGFLDAEGHPDLAALERLVTELDGCRWTFHRAIDHCADRGALRKHLADLPGLDTYLTAGSAAGVDAGLSVLTAEAAQRDLPGYEAVLLVGGGLRLDHVPALREAGVDAFHIGGAARPAGWTSPVVPGAVSAWRRALDQAA
- a CDS encoding heavy metal translocating P-type ATPase; this encodes MSGPATTPGTAEVELAIGGMTCASCAARVEKKLNRMDGVEATVNYATEKAKVTYRGDDVSVGDLIATVEATGYTARPPAPPAGAGARDGGAAGEGPGADGAAGADADDLRDLRQRLFTAVVLSVPVVAMAMVPPLQFANWQWLSLALAAPVVVYAGWPFHRAAWTNLRHGAATMDTLISVGTTAAFLWSLWALFFGTAGMTGMTHPFELTISRSDGAGNIYLEAAAGVTAFILAGRYFEARSKRKAGAALRALMELGAKEVTVVRGGREVRVPAEELRVGDRFVVRPGEKIATDGTVVGGRSAVDASMLTGESVPVEVAVGDAVTGATLNAGGRIVVEATRVGADTQLARMAKLVEDAQNGKAAAQRLADRISAVFVPVVIVLALATLAGWLLGGAGVTAAFTAAVAVLIIACPCALGLATPTALMVGTGRGAQLGILIKGPEVLENTRRADTVVLDKTGTVTTGRMTLLAVHTAGETGATGEAGDAGEAADAAEVEVLRLAGALEDASEHPVARAVAAGAVARTGALPAVEDFVNVPGLGVQGVVDGHAVLVGREKLLDAWSIGLPDELARARDAAEAAGRTAVAVAWDGEARAVLEVADAVKDTSAEAIRRLRALGLTPILLTGDNRTVAEAVAAEVGIDREHVIAEVLPQDKVDVVRRLQAEGRSVAMVGDGVNDAAALAQADLGLAMGTGTDAAIEAGDLTLVRGDLRAAADAIRLSRRTLGTIKGNLFWAFAYNVAALPLAAAGFLSPMIAGAAMAFSSVFVVGNSLRLRGFRAVT
- a CDS encoding ABC transporter permease, whose protein sequence is MTGWFACWYAELRKAVLSPVVLLSAAGAALLAAVMGLYGFRHAYRHFEDGAPATYVDEPAGALWAAAQHSGTFVGLLVAGALAGALYAVECESGMWPSLLAARPGRARLLALKGAVALLLTTAFTVVLAAVLFAVGRMAAGVTDFATTEGPGWAAAAQAAARSLVVQILFVTVAFAAASLTRRTVGTMAAALGPVIVLAPIVGIDDIAPLHPQTWVAAWLRLPDEAQYALYLWTREPSPGTGTPGVAALLALAAAHLGVLALAARGDRLFSPAD